A genomic stretch from Dissulfurispira thermophila includes:
- a CDS encoding OmpH family outer membrane protein, which translates to MRRSLFVLSAVCFLLLFTIFDLFAENLKIGVFDIQQIMRDSKTINVYRKQMLQEVDAKKKILSEKQQAVRQVEERLKKESMTLPPEERKNLEERLANEIKELRRLNEDIEIELRKKDAELLKKAFTDIQAIIKTIAEKDGYTIIFEKNAAGIVHVKGSVDITQKIMKLYDKQ; encoded by the coding sequence ATGAGAAGGTCTTTGTTCGTATTATCTGCTGTTTGTTTTTTATTGCTATTCACTATATTTGACCTATTTGCTGAAAATCTTAAAATCGGTGTTTTTGACATTCAGCAAATAATGAGGGACTCAAAGACAATAAATGTCTATCGCAAACAGATGCTTCAAGAGGTAGATGCAAAAAAGAAGATCCTCTCTGAAAAACAACAAGCTGTGCGACAGGTCGAAGAAAGGCTCAAAAAAGAATCCATGACACTTCCTCCTGAGGAAAGAAAGAACTTAGAAGAAAGACTTGCTAATGAGATAAAGGAACTCAGAAGGCTTAATGAAGACATTGAAATAGAGCTTCGCAAAAAAGATGCTGAACTCTTAAAAAAGGCTTTCACTGATATACAGGCTATTATAAAGACGATAGCAGAAAAAGATGGCTACACAATTATATTTGAGAAAAATGCAGCAGGCATCGTGCATGTAAAAGGCAGTGTTGACATCACACAAAAAATAATGAAACTCTATGACAAGCAGTGA